The segment agtagagacggggtttcaccatgttgaccaggatggtgtccatctcctgacctcgtgatccgcccgctttggcctctcaaagtgctgggattacaggcgtgagctatcacGCCCAGCCAAGCATATTTCAAAATCCCTGCGCATGTTTTAACATGGCATTAagtttaaaaagtgagcaaaggctTTAAATAGAAATACGTGAAGGTATTTTATCACATGGAAAATTCATACAGGGTTGATAGTCTCTGTGCAATTTTGTGACCCTTgattagttactattattatttaaattatgcaTGACATGGTGAAATTTGTCTCTTTATAAAACTGAGGTGCACTTAATGGTGTTTCTGCCTTGTCATACTTGCTACTTGACACAGGACAAATGGACAGATTATTGACTATAGCTTCAACCACATAAATATTGAACTTTTGTACATATTGTTATGATGAAAATTCACTGATAGGGTTTCTCAAACCACCAGGAAAAGGAGGTGAGATAAAATCACGGTTCTTTTCTCATCTACAACAAAAATATAGGTCTTACTCCCAGATATTTTGCTTATGTGGGGAAATTTTCAGACAAAGAACAAATCCGATCTTATTGGCTCTTCCTCAAAGGATCATCAGAGAGTGTGTGTCGGAACTACTGGAACAGCTAGTACGTGGTAGAACCTAAATGTGAACTGGGcattctgactccagagctcTCACACTTCATCCCTACACTATAAGGATGAACAAACCCACAATAACCTGTGACACGCTTTCTACCACTATTTGCATATACCAGGATTTTGCTTTAACCATGAGGACAACTTTCTAATAGTGAAATTTCTAACACCAGTGAAAGTGCTGATAGGTTCCTCAAATTAAATCAAAGTACTCATTACTTGTCTCACAATTAAGAAACATTAGCCCTGGTCACTGAATAATGaatataattcattttgtttttacttcccaTTGActagaaaatacacatttctcaactTTTTGTGGAAGTGTAAATCACATTCAAAAATGCATAAATCCTAAGTGTTTGACTTGATAAAGTATCATAAAGTGAACTCCCCCATGTGATCACTATCCAGGGCAAGAAAGAACATGGCCAGCCCCCAGAATCCCCCCTTAAGCAACCACCTaatcccttctctcttccctggAAAGGTAACCACTATCTTTACTTCTaacaccatagattagttttgtctgctttttaactttatttaagtGAAAACATAATGGGTATTATCTTGAGTCTGGCTTCTTCTACCCAGCATTATTATGTTTGTGAAATTGATCCCTGTTGTTACAGGCAGCTGTAACTCATTTATTCTTAGGTTATTGTTAATAGTATTCCATGAAGAAATATGTAACAATTAACTTTTTGTTTACCCAGTCTGCAAATAATAGACATTTGAGTTAGATATcaacattgttttttaaagttttctcctGTCAAGGTACAAATACAGAATGGACATAACATGTAAGGAATAACCACCAAATGAAATATAATGTCCACTCATTTATCTCTCACAGACAAATGAGAATAAAGGCACATGAAGTCCTTACACACTGAGTTGGAACGTAGGCAGATTCTGACGGAAGGACGCTAAGATTTGGCATGAGGGAAATATGAGGGTCGTCAGGTGAAGGATTGACAGTGGGAGGGATAGCGGCAGGTCCCCATGAGGGTACTAGGGTGGTTCAAGAGCTGCAGTCACAGGTAGATTTGTAGCCATGGTGAAGGTGGGGAAAATTAAGTTCAATGAAACAGATGGAAAAAAGTCTTCAGTGAAGTACTCATGATAGATAGTATTGTGATAAGACAGCAAAGTCCTCATGATAGTATTATGATAAGACAGTGCCATGGTTCTGGGTGATGGGCAGTTTAGTATAAGACCCACACCAGAAACTTCAGGTGTGGGGCAGTGACTTCCAACTCCAGTACCATGGGGAAGTTGATCTAGGGAAAGTGAGAAAGGATTTCATAGCCCTTGTCCTAGAGGCTACAGGTTCAGTGCAACTCTCCAGAGGTCATCTGGAACTCTAGGCAAGGAATATAAAGCAACATGGTAGGAGGTAAAGAATAATGGGATCTGCAGATTAAATGGTTGCCAAGACTTCCCTCCCAGCTGTCAGCATTCATTCTGATTGGTTAGTGCTCAGCTGTGCAACCTGTTAATACGTTGCTTATCAGTCTTTTGGCTTCCAGCAGGTAAGAAGGGTAAGTGGAAtcaatattttttgtaaatttatccAAAATTGTACTGCTGAAATCTCAAGTTGGAGAAAACTATAAATAGACTCttgcttttctttgcctttgatcTTTACCTTTTGTGTGAATTGGATTTTAATgagaagtagagaaaaataaaatttaatagggAGTCAGGGCATCTGGGTTCTGGTTTTAGTTCTGTCCGAGGTAACTAACTGCTTTTGCACAAATCAGTCTTGAGTTTCCTAAACAAAATGACAGTTGAAACAAATGATCTCTGACTTGATAAGTCTACAACCAGTCCCTGATGTTTCCTGCCATCTCCTGCCTCCAAGACAAGCGTTGAGAATAagcgtgtatgtgtgtttgtgtgtgcaaacgtgtgtgtgtgcacagatgtTGCCCATACTTTATATATGTGAAGTAAAATCTGCTTGGAAATatgggaaaagttgaaaacagtTAAATAAGCACTTTTAGATGATAATCTGGGTCTCTTGGGATGGTAAaagaatttccttcattttctgcaATTGCTAAAAGTACAAATAGGAATTCacttaaaattcactttttgtCAATTACATATATCCCTTTAACTTCTAACACCTAGGACTCTAAAGTGTATGTGACAACTGTAATTAGAGCAACAGAGGGAAGGACAAAGCTTTTCTGAATTAtatcatttcacagaagaggcaTTCCTTGTGACCTACAAGAGCTGCAGGATAAGCACTAATCATGACTCTGCCTCAACCCTGTGAAAACTGACTCATGAATAAATTGGaccatttattcatttctaattataGAAATGAGGCATATCTTTCTTAGAACAAGCCTTGGAAAGTATAGAATTAAACTTTGATCTAGAGAAACAAGGTCACAAAATACACTATTGCCTTACACATAGTTTGTGCTCACTAATTACTTACTAATTAGTTACTTTATAGCAGTGGATCTTTTGGCCTGATTAATCTTGATACTGCTTTAAACCTCTACTCTGTCCATGTAGCTATTCGAATGAAAGATCTCCCACAAATTAAATAGCAATACTTCAAAAAGGCAGTGTTGGCCTATATCTCAAAATCAAACTATACATGAAAAATACAAGATAGAACCTTGAAATTCAGATCTACTAAGAAGGCATGTTTGCTTTTTAACTGACATAAAACACCTCTCCCTCAACCACCTTTCCCTCGTAGAAAtaggtaacattttaaaaatcctttttttagCCGCAAGTTGCTCATATGTGTTTGTTTAAGGCCACTTGACTTCATAGTCCATTCAAAATGCAGTTCAAAGACACTCACCtgaatccatttcttctaaacaATGAGCCTAGTTTGACTGTGGAAAGAGAAATATTGAAGAATCTTCTAGAGAGGCTTTGAACACTGCCCAGGGAAAGGGCACCTTCAGGGAATGGTTAAGTACTTTGAAAACCCTAAGGAGCTTTGTAGCTAAGGATGACCTTCTAACCTCTCAACAGCTTTTTGCAAACAAAATCTTTCAAGCTTCATCTAAAAGACGGGTGAGCAACAATTTGAAGAATGAGGTTTTCCTTTGTGTCGGATTATAGAGCTCAGCAGTTCTaacctttttgttctattataTTTCTGATCTAAATAAGGAATTATTTATTACCAGAAAATGGTGGTATTCAGATCACAAGTCTCCGCTGAGCATTGACTTTGATCCTCAACCATATGTAGAGATTTAGGGAGGAGAAGGCTGCTTATTTGGAAAGAATCCTAAGATCCACTCTGAGAAGTTTTCTGTCCAGGCAAAATGCACTCAGGGATCTGGGCGTTGACACTGAACCTGTCTTACAACTTCTTGATCTTAATTTGATTTTGTAATGTACATTTCCCCAGTAGAttgatgtttcatttttcatgtaGATGAAATTTCGTCTCcatgccaagaaaaaaaatggatttactaaaattttaattcaatgcaggtttctgataaaaATCAAAGGGATTTGTTTATATTCTTCCTTTAATATGTCCTGGTGATAGTCTAGAGAGAATTTTATACAAGAGAAGACAGTCTCGTAGGAATGGACATGTTATACACTATTTCACTCTTCTCCCACATGGAATTGGGGGGCTATTGTTAAAACTAAGCCCTAAAagatgtttaaatattaaaatatctggaaaatttttgcttttaaaagcaaCATTTAATACTCTTTGAATGCTGTTTTGAGAGCAGAGTTTTCCTTGTGTTCTGGGAAAATCAACCTaatagccctttttttttttttttttttgaaggaaaatttgtattttaattatttttatgtacagaaaactCAACAGTGTACATTTAACCCAGCTTAGTGGCAAGTTCTTTAGCCTTTGCCTTTTCGAGCTTGGCGATACGAGCCACAGACTTGGGACCCAGGACATTGCCGCCCCAGTGACGGCGGATCTCATCATATCTGTCGTTGTAATTGGTCCTGATAGCTTCCACCAGCTTAGCCAAAGCGCCTTTGTCTTCCGAGTTCACCTGTGTGAAGGCGACAGTGGTGCAGGTCTTCCTGTGGACTAGACGGCCCAGTCTGGCCTTACCCTTGATAATGCAGTAAGGGACCCCCATTTTAGGACACAGGGCAGGCAAGAAGACAACCAGCTCGAGGGGATCCACGTCATGTGCAATCACCACCAGCTGAGCCTTCTTGTTCTCCACCAAGGTGGTGACGGTGTTAACTCCTGCTCGAAGGACAGGTGGTCTCTTAGTGGGGACATCCCCTTTGCCAGCAGCTTTCTTCTCGGCCCGGGCCAACagcctctgcttcttctcttgctttgtctCTGGTCTGTACTTGTGGGCCAGCTTAAGCAGCTGAGTAGCTGTTTGGCGGTCCAGGGCCTGGGTGAACTGGTTAATAGCAGGAGGCACTTTCAGCCGCTTATAGAGGATGACTCTCTGCCGCTGCAACCTGATATAGCGAGGCCATTTCACAAAGCGGGTGAGGTCTCTTTTGGGCTGGATGTCCTGTCCAATGCCAAAATTCTTAGGTCTTTTCTCAAACAGGGGATTCACCACTTTCTTGGCCTCCTGCTTTTTCACGACAGCAGGAGCCGGAGCCACCTTCTTTCCCTTGGCCTTCTTTCCTTTCGGCATCTTGGGCGGCGGGAGGAGAGAGCAGCcctttgagtttttaaatataaagacccTCTTCTGAAGTAGAACTATTTGAGGCTAGCAGTTACAAAGAGCTAAACTGCTCTGGGTGTTATATATAAAGTTGCCTCTGGTGTAGACAACATTGGATCTCTGCAAGTTATgctttcttcagagaaatgttatttttctcattatggaTTGAGTCTTCTCTGTGCCTGTTCTGGGAGTCTGGGAGGGATGGAGGTAGCAATGGAAGGAAGGAGCAATAGGGAAAGAAAGGGAGCaaggaagagagacagacagacagacagacagacagggacagagag is part of the Macaca thibetana thibetana isolate TM-01 chromosome 17, ASM2454274v1, whole genome shotgun sequence genome and harbors:
- the LOC126940176 gene encoding 60S ribosomal protein L7a-like; the encoded protein is MPKGKKAKGKKVAPAPAVVKKQEAKKVVNPLFEKRPKNFGIGQDIQPKRDLTRFVKWPRYIRLQRQRVILYKRLKVPPAINQFTQALDRQTATQLLKLAHKYRPETKQEKKQRLLARAEKKAAGKGDVPTKRPPVLRAGVNTVTTLVENKKAQLVVIAHDVDPLELVVFLPALCPKMGVPYCIIKGKARLGRLVHRKTCTTVAFTQVNSEDKGALAKLVEAIRTNYNDRYDEIRRHWGGNVLGPKSVARIAKLEKAKAKELATKLG